In the genome of Triticum dicoccoides isolate Atlit2015 ecotype Zavitan unplaced genomic scaffold, WEW_v2.0 scaffold202149, whole genome shotgun sequence, the window GCGCGCATACATTTATACCGTACGTAATTCACGAGATGTGAGTGGTGGTACCTGGGTTGGTGGAAGCTGGTCTGCTCTGGTGTGGCTGTGAGTGAGTGAGAGTGACCGAGTCTTCTTCCACCTTGCagctcctctctcttgttgttccCGTCACGGTgcagcaagcaaacaaacaaacaatcagATCGACACAGATCCGGTGGTTGCCTCACCTCACCGGATCTCCCCATTCcttctcctcttcttgctctccgcTGGACTGGACTCGAGTGGAAGCAAAGCAATCATCTTCATCTTATCTTGGAAGGAAGATTGATTGATGGGGAAGAAGCCCAAGTGGCTGGGCGCCGTCAAGAAGGCTTTCAGCCCCGAATCCAAGGACCAGGTCAGTCACTCAGCAGTAATTTgcaaatcacacacacacacatagactgAATCCTGACCCAATTCCTACTGCTGTTCGATCTAGCAGAAACTGCAGAGGAGATTGGCCGCCGCCGGCAGCAGCAGCGCGGCCTACCTCCAGGCCCGCGCCTCCTCCTCAGGCTCCGCCCTCCCCCGCTACCCCGACGACTTCCCGGAGGCCTCACTTCCTGCTCCGGCCCCGCTCCCCGTCGCTCAAACTCAAACTCAAACTCTAACTCTAACTCTAACCCAAGAGGAGGAGCATGAAATTGAGCATGTCGCCGCCGCGCCAGCGCCAGCCACGGATGCGCCGCTCCCTgcccctgcccctgctgccgccgcaccaccaccaccaccaccacaggcACAGGCCGCCATTGTGCCGGCTCCTTGTTCCTCTCCCATCCTGTCCAGGGAGCTCGCCGCCACCAAGATCCAGACCGCCTTCCGAGGTCACCTGGTAATACCCCCCACCCCCAAGGCCATCAAATACATACATTCTGCTTTCTTTCTTGACATAGAATCCCTTCCTTTAACATCAAGGCCATCAAATACCAACTCAACTGTCACTGCAAATTTTATATCATCCTTGATGATCAAAAGCCAGTCCTCAACTTGCCAGGTTGTTTTGTAAAATTGGCATCGGCTGATGCACTTGCAAGTTTTGACCTATAAATAGACCCCATTTTCATTCCGATGCGTTTGCTTACTTGGACGGTTTGCTCATCAACCATGCATGCTAGAATTAGTTCATTAATTGCACTGATTTTTTCTTTCTTAACTCTCTGTTTTTTTGGCTCCAATTGCCACTGCCTTTGCTGTGTGGTGTGAGGCAAATTGTCTGccactgcctaagcagggaaatCGAATATGACACTTGATGTACCCCCCCTAATGGAGCTTTAACTGAATATTTTCTGTTACGCACTAGCAGAATTTTCTTACACATATTTTAAGTGTGCCGAGCAAAGAATTACTGATACTGGTTTCCCCCATGTAtgcatatctatctatctatctatctatctatctatctatccagGCTGTTAATTACTGAAACCAGCATTCTTCATAGACATAGGATTCCTGTTACATCAAGACCATCAAATGCCAAATGAACTCTCAATTTTATATCATCGATGATTAATTAAAAACTAGTCTTGAACCTGCAAGTTAGTTTTTTTAATTCCCTAAATAATCTATGCTAAGTGTAAGCCTTTGTTGTGTGAGGCAGATTGCCTAAGCAGGAAAATCTAACTTGACACTTCCTGCAGTCCTAATGGAGCTTTAACTGAACCTTTTATTTTTGTTACACACTAGCATCTTTTTACTGATACTATGAGTGTACCGACTGAATTGCTGCTATCCATTCCCAGGCAAGAAGGGCGCTGCGGGCGTTGAAAGGCCTTGTCAGGCTCAAGTCTCTGGTCCAAGGCCACTCCGTCAAGCGCCAGGCCACCAGCACGCTTCGCTGCATGCAGACTCTATCCCGGGTCCAGTCCAAGATACGGACAAGGAGGATCAAGATGGCCGAGGAGAACCAGGCCCTTCAGCGCCAGCTCTTGTTGAACCAGGAACTAGAGACTCTCAGGGTATGCAGCAAACATCATCATTAATCAATAGTAGTAATATTCTTTATAGTAAAACGTTTTGAACCTCCATACCGTTTTACTGACTTCCTAGCCAGTGGTAATTCCAGTACCATATGTAGAGCCTGATCTGGTATCCTTACTGCTGTTGAAGCAGAAATATGCAGAATACTAGAGCAGTACCGTTGATTGGACCTCAACTTAACACACCGTGGTAAATACTGAGAGTTCTATTGATGATTGTGAATGGGAGCTGTAATACAGAGGGATCGTGTGTTATACGTTACTGGATTTGCTGCGACTGTTTAGCCTCAGTTTTAGTAGTCCGGTGTCGCCTATCTGAAGCCTGAATAACCATTGTCATATTATTGCAGAGTCAGGATTTGTCTGCTAATAAGACTCTTGATACTAAAACATTTTGAACCTCTATACCGTTTACTTAATTCCTAGTGGTATTTCTAGAATCTGATCTGAAATGGTTAGTGCTGTTGACCAGAAATATGCGTTTACAGTAAAACCTTTTTGAACCTCCATACTATTTTACTGAATTCCTAGGTGTGATCCCAGTACAATATGTATAACCGGATCAGATATTGTTAGTGTTGCTGGACCAGAAGTATGCAGAATACTAGAGCACTAGCGTTGATTGGGCCTGAACTTAACCCACTATGGTAAATACAGCGAGCTCTGCTGCTGATTACTGCTGGGAGCTAGAATACAGAGGGATCATCTGTCATGTTGCTGTAGTCCTTGCTCTTTAGCCTCTGTTTTAAGTTCTGACACGGTGGTTTGTACTTGGGTGTTTCCTATCTGAAGTCCGAAGTCAATCACTGTCATACTGCAGGGTTTGAATTACTAGTCAGGATTTGTCTGCTTTTGATTTGATTCAGTATGCTTATTTGCTGCTCTTTACACAAGACGACTTTGGTTTAAATAAATGGTTATAAGAATGAAAAAGCAGTTAGCATTTGCAGAGAATTGAAAGAGTAATGTACCTCTCTGCAGTTCAAGATGAAATCCTTGTGAAATTCAGAACATATCTATACAGTTAAGGGGTCTGAGATTTTAGCACTTTAATGTGTTTATTATTCAGTTAGGGCTATTTTTTGACATTTACTTTTGTAATAAGCATGATAAAAGCACAACCATATGAAAAGACATGTAACAAACTCTTCCCTGTTATTATATATAATAAGATGGGAGATCAGTGGAATACCAGCCTGCAGTCCAAGGAGCAGATCGAGGCCAGCCTCGTGAGCAGGCAAGAGGCCGCAGCTAGAAGAGAACGGGCCCTCGCATACGCGTTTTCCCATCAGGTCAGTTTGGTTGCATCATATTCAGTTCACAGCAGTCCATGCTAGGTTTTCATCAAGAGTCTTAGACAGACAGCATTTTGGACATGCATtcctgttttttcttcttcttgacaGTGGAAGAGCACCTCAAGGTGTGCTAACCCGATGTTTGTGGACCCGAGCAACCCGCACTGGGGCTGGAGCTGGCTGGAGCGGTGGATGGCGTCGAGGCCGTTCGACGGCCGGAATGGGACGGCCGAGAAGGATGGCAGCAGCGTCGACCGCACGTCGGTGAACAGCACCAGCCTGAGCATGAACCTCGGCCAAGTGGAGACGGTCACAAAGGCCGACAACCAGGTGGTGGACTCTTTGAAGCCGAACGATGATAAGCCCACGCCGCTTTGGACTCCGAAGCCGTCCGGCCCTGCCCCCAGGCAGTCCCCGTCGACGCCCTCGCCGGTGCTGGCGAGGAAGAAGAGCGCGACGCCCAAGAGCGGagacggtgacggcgacggcgacgacgcgaGGAGCGTGGTCAGCACTGTCCGGTCCGAGCGGCCCCGGAGGCACAGCATGGGCGCGTCCAGCGTGCGTGATGACGCGAGCCTGTCGGGCTCTTCCCCGTCGTCGGTGCCGAGCTAcatggcggccaccaagtcggcgtcGGCCAGGGCCAAGTCGCGTGTGCAGAGCCCGATGCTGACCGAGGGTGCTGCTCAAGCTGAGACGCTGGAGAAAGGATGGTCTTCTGTGGGTTCGGCGAAGAAGCGGCTGtcctttccggctgggacgccgcCGGCGGCGACGAGGCGGCACTCCGGGCCTCCCAAGGTGCGGCAGGCGGCCGTGGAAGGTGGCACCGCGGAAGGGGACTCGTCGCTCGTGTGACATGCTTCATGGGAAGGAGATTCAGTATGGTCTGGAGCAGATCGGAATTTGTTGCATTTGTTGAGTGATGAAAGGAACATATAGAATGGTGTGTTGTGTGCATCCATTtgatttgttttgttttgatttcttTTGTATGATGGCAGTATTCTTATTTGATTATTCATCATTGAATAAAAAGTAGTATCTGTCTGTAATGAAGATAAAAAGTACTAGTAGAATTTTAGATTTATTTGCAGGGCAGATCATCATCATGTGTATGGAGTAGTATGTATGTGTGCGTTGACAAGACGACGAGGAGTTTTTTCTCCAATGTAATTTATCGACTTGTTCTTCCTCGGATCGATCGCAACCATCAATTACCTACTAATCGTTCGTTTGGTTGACGACGTGCAGGCCTCCAAGGAGCTGGAGGTCCGAGGCCTCATGGACCTGGCATGCGGGGCCATCGCCGGCAGGATCAAGgggaggtctgccacctcctccacATCAGGGGCGTCTTCGTCCCGGACTTGCACCACCACCAGCTCTCGTCGGCGGCGAGTAGCGGGTCTCGTTGGACTGATGGAGAGCTCAAGCTGACGGAGAAGGCGCTGCGGGCTCCGCACGTGGTTCACCTCGTACGAGCCCACGCAGGACTACCACGTGTGCTATCGCTTCCACCACGAGTTCAACATGGCCTTGTTCCACTACCACAAAGAGAGTCAGTGCATATTTCTCTCTATTCACTATTCACTATTCACATCCATCAACAACCTAAGTAAACCCTTACAGCTCGCTTCTGCCGTGGCCCGCCGCTCCACAAGACAACACCCGCGCGCGAGTCGCTCGTGGGAGCATGCCTCAACATCAGATCCTTCttaagttcaaaaaaaaaaaaaaacatcagATCCTTCAAGGTACGCGAATCGGACGTCGGCTTCCCGATCAACGTGTTTGGCACCGTCGTCGCAAGGGACTCGGTGGACTATAGATGCGTCTATCTCTTTAGGCGTCACAGGGACGATCCCCAACTCATCACCTCCCCGGTATGCGTGCATCTTCATCCCTTATCCGTCCATCGGCGTTTGGCTCTTCCTTCCTtctttccttccttccttccttcctagtgTGCAACACACACTTTTTacatgatgtttctccccttgatTAAACCCTTTTTGCATGTAGGATGATATGATATCTTTGTCGGACCCATGTCGAGCGCTAGTTCCGCAGAGTAGGCTTCATTTCGAGATCAATTTGAAGATCAAGTGCAATGGAGGGGCGGATCAAGATTTTAGCAAATGCTTGCAAGAATTCGATTCGGTCCGCCTCGCTACAGGAAAGGAGACCATGACCCTCGGTCTAGATAGTTATCTGAGTAGGCTGGAGTTGTCATGTGTGCAGGTTTACGCACCCGTGGAAGCCACCTTTGCCATCAATGTTCTAAAGGGCCCGTGTAATATCTCGAGAGTAGTCGTTGCGACTCGAGGAAACTTTAGTGATCGTAGAATCCTATACGAAGCAACGGGCGACAATATAGTGattggtgacggtgcttccgttccGTTGACTCGTCGTGTGGTAGCCGTCCCACGGGATCAGAAGCTGGCGCTCTTTCTTGTCGGCGGCGACGACGTACTTGGACACCTTGCCCTCACTCTTGGTCATTCTGACGAAGTGGTCAACTGGATGATTAATGTATTTATTGAGATTAATGTATGATTtttatctgatgaatctgcaagcaTAAGTAGAGGCCTATCTGGATGTGAATCTAATGATATGATTTGAGATGAGAAATATAGGACACATGCCGGTGCCAGAGGGGATTATAATTTGGACTTATCTCAAAGAAGCAAGGTTGGCATTTCGACAAAGGAAAGGAAAGGGAAAAAAATAAACAATAATCAATTATCTGATGTTACATGTGATTTGATTCATTGATTGATTACTGGAGTAAGTGTAATTAAAATCAAGAGAAGGGGATATGTGTATAATTTTCATTTTTAGCGGGTAAACAACGTGTCCAGTGATTAGTGTATGCTCCCCATTCCATTTCTAGCAAGATGAGCACACCATTCGACTAATGTTGATGACGTGGGTTGCAATAACATATGGGCTTAGCATTTAGGTTGGGCCTAACCATAATGCAGTCTTCCTTGTGCTGAAGTTCGGGAACCAACCTAAAATCAACATTCTTCTCATCTCATGGGCATCTTCACTGTTTTTTGCAGTGGGTGGACGCTGTCTACTCCCGTAATACCAAAGTCGATGAACTCCACAACGTCCAAGCTCCCGCAGTCTGCCTCCTGCTTCATGATGCTGTGCGTCTGGAACCTCTGGAAGCATCGTAATGATGTCGTCGTTGGCGAGGATGCACGATGCCAACACCTGGCGGCTCGGGCTTCCCAGGGAGGCGCGGGGCGATGCTCACCTCTGGCTCTTGTGtttttttttttagaacgaaggctcgcgcagagcccgactttgaattaataAAGCCACCAACCTGCTCACCTCTGGCTCTTGTGTTTTGCCCCAAGCTGATTTACTTCCGCTCTGCTAGCTGTTTAGGGCCTCCCCCACTCTCTACCGTCCTCCCCAACATGTAAAACTGCTAGTACTTGTTGGATCAAGCTCATATCCGGGCATTTTTTTTGGCCTTTAATGAAAATTCAGGCCTTCAACGACACAGATTTTGATAGCCAGTTATTCCGGTAGCGGCACCTCATTGCCTTTTTTTGGCAATTGGTTGTGTTTTGGTGGTACTTTCTCCTTACACTAGCATCTGTAAGTTCACATACACATACACGGACtgcgcttcggtgccttaaggcagtgCTACAGAACTTTTCTTTTTTGTATTAAGCATAACTTTTGCTTTATGTATATATGTGTACCACATGTTGTTTCAGTTCAAGAGTAATGCTTGAGGCATGCATGTAACGTAGCCATAGGAAGTTTGAATTTGTCACTTTGATGTATACTTTTGTTAAGCAAACTCCTTTGCTGAAAACCATTCTCTTTGGTCACTTATATTACTTTCCTACTACAGTAGTAAACCACCTGCCATCATATTTGTTGCTTGATGCCACTTATTTACTGCAGATAGATCTGCATGCTAAAAGGAAAGGAGTAACTAACATGGCGACCGTTGAAGGAGAGTTTGGTGTGAGCTCACTAGCATTCTATAGTCGAGTGCTGGGGGTTAGCATGTGCGCTCCTGCGACCTGCCTTATCCCCTCCGCCTACCGCCTGCCACGCCGCTCGCCGTCGTCGCCACCACCCCTACTGCCCCGCATCGAAGGAGAGCGGCCCCGCCTGAGCCCACCCCAGCCTAATGGAGCGCAAGAAGCCACTCCGAGATCTCGAAGGGGAAGAGGAGATGGAGGCGAGGCATCGGGAGCGCATGGCGTGGACGATGCGTCGCCCACTGAGGGGGCGATTCGATCCAAAAGCTCATCACCAGGATCTGTGTGgaggtctgataacccacaagtatatgggatcgcaacagttttcgaggatagagtattcaactcaaatttattgattcgacacaaggggagccaaagaatattctcaagtattagcagctgagttgtcaattcaaccacacctggaaacttaatatctgcagcaaagtgtttagtagcaaagtaatatgatagtagtggtaacgatagcaaaagtaatatttttgggttttgtagtgattgtaacaatagcaacggaaaagtaaataagcgaagaacaatatatgaaaagctcgtaggcaatggatgtcagatgcgattattcatgcaacagttataacatagggtgacacagaactaactccaattcatcaatgtaatgtaggcatttattccgaatatagtcatacgtacttatgaaaaagaacttgcatgacatcttttgtcctaccctcccgtggcagcggggtcctattggaaactaagggatattaaggcctccttttaatagggtaccggaccaaagcattaccacataatgaatacatgaactccttacactacggtcatcaccgggagtggtcccgattattgtcacttcggggttgccggatcataacacatagtaggtgactataaacttgcaagataggatcaagaactcacatatattcataaaaacataacaggttcagatatgaaatcatggcactcgggccctagtgacaagcattaatcatagcaaagtcatagcaacatcaatcttagaacataatagatactagggatcaaaccctaacaaaactaactcaattacatgataattctcatccaacccatcatcgtccagcaagcctacgatggaattactcacgcacggcggtgagcatcatggaattggtgatggaggaaggttgatgatgacaatggcgatggattcacctctccggagccccgaacggactccagatcagccctcccaagagagtttagggcttggcggcggctccgtatcgtaaaacgcgatgaatctttctctctgattgttttctttccgaacacgaatatatggagttggatttgaggtcggtggagcgtcagggggcccacgaggcagggggcgcgcccagggggtaggcgcgcccccaccctcgtgggcagggtgtgggccccctaacgtggattcttcttccagtttttttatatattccaaaaataatctccgttgattttcaggtcattccgagaacttttatttctgcacaaaaataacaccatggcaattctgctgaaaacaacgttagtcccggttagttccattcaaatcatgcaagttagagtccaaaataagggcaaaagtgtttggaaaagtagatacgacggggacgtatcaactcctccaggcttaaacctttgcttgttctcaagcaattcagttgataaacagaaagtgataaagaaaaacttttacaaactctgtttgctcttgttgttgtaaatatgtaaagccagcattcaagttttcagcaaagattatgaactaactatattcacaataacatttaggtctcatgtttactcatatcaatggcataatcaactagcgagcaataataacaaatctcggatgacagcactttctcaaagcaatcatgatatgatataataagatggtatctcgctagccctttctgagaccgcaaaacataaatgcagagcacctttaaggatcaaggactttctagacattgcaattcatggtaaaagagatccagtcacagtcatactcaatgtaaactaatagtaatggatgcaaatgacagaggtgctctccaactggtgctttttaataagaggatgatgactcaacatgaaagtaaatagataggcccttcgcagagggaagcatggatttgtagaggtgccagagcttggttttgaaatagagatgaataatattttaagcggtatactttcattgtcaacataacaaccaagagatggcgatatcttccatgctacacacattataggcggttcccaaacagaat includes:
- the LOC119345060 gene encoding protein IQ-DOMAIN 1-like: MGKKPKWLGAVKKAFSPESKDQKLQRRLAAAGSSSAAYLQARASSSGSALPRYPDDFPEASLPAPAPLPVAQTQTQTLTLTLTQEEEHEIEHVAAAPAPATDAPLPAPAPAAAAPPPPPPQAQAAIVPAPCSSPILSRELAATKIQTAFRGHLARRALRALKGLVRLKSLVQGHSVKRQATSTLRCMQTLSRVQSKIRTRRIKMAEENQALQRQLLLNQELETLRMGDQWNTSLQSKEQIEASLVSRQEAAARRERALAYAFSHQWKSTSRCANPMFVDPSNPHWGWSWLERWMASRPFDGRNGTAEKDGSSVDRTSVNSTSLSMNLGQVETVTKADNQVVDSLKPNDDKPTPLWTPKPSGPAPRQSPSTPSPVLARKKSATPKSGDGDGDGDDARSVVSTVRSERPRRHSMGASSVRDDASLSGSSPSSVPSYMAATKSASARAKSRVQSPMLTEGAAQAETLEKGWSSVGSAKKRLSFPAGTPPAATRRHSGPPKVRQAAVEGGTAEGDSSLV